A stretch of Deltaproteobacteria bacterium DNA encodes these proteins:
- a CDS encoding 50S ribosomal protein L28 — MSRVCEICGKGPLRGHNVSHANNKTKRVWRPNLQKVRVLHEGKVVRMKVCTKCIKAGRVVKAPSVPATP, encoded by the coding sequence ATGTCCAGGGTGTGTGAAATATGTGGCAAGGGGCCCCTCAGGGGACATAATGTCAGCCATGCCAACAATAAGACCAAAAGGGTCTGGCGCCCAAACCTCCAGAAGGTAAGGGTCCTCCATGAAGGAAAGGTAGTCAGGATGAAGGTTTGTACTAAATGTATCAAGGCGGGTCGAGTCGTCAAGGCCCCAAGTGTCCCTGCCACCCCTTAA
- a CDS encoding arginine--tRNA ligase, with protein MLPWQSGSDVKKGLSGIIMQAVKRGQERGELVKGPLPTVILEYPKEERHGDYATNIAMVIASREKKPPREVAEIIVKRIEDEAGIIERVEVAGPGFINFFLKEDYWRHFLREADRQGERYGEGELGIGQRVLVEFLSANPTGPLHIGHGRIAAFGDALANILEKVGYEVEREYYVNDIGTQMELLGRSVYLRYLQEWGKEVKFPADGYQGEYVREIARQVKEREGDRYLLLPEGEVVDLLGQQASEFILGWMKDDLKRFRVCFDRWYREGDLYRGGLVPRILEDLQGRGYIYEEEGARWFKSTLFGDEKDRVVVRANGATTYFASDIAYHKDKYDRGYNLLIDIWGADHHGYIPRMEAAIHALGCDKSSFKIILMQLVNLWRAGEQVSMSTRTGEFTSLREVMDEVGVDACRYFFMLRRADSPLDFDLELAKKEGPENPVYYVQYAHARIASIFKKSAEKGVKLPTLDEVDTSLLRLPEERGLVKLVAIFPELLEGMAISLEPHRLASYLQDLAGLFHSYYNKHRVISEDREMMDARLLLVKAIKGVLQNALGLLGIVALEEM; from the coding sequence ATGCTCCCCTGGCAGAGCGGGAGTGATGTGAAAAAGGGTCTGAGCGGGATCATCATGCAAGCCGTCAAAAGGGGACAGGAGAGGGGCGAGTTGGTCAAGGGCCCCCTCCCCACTGTGATCTTAGAATACCCCAAGGAAGAAAGGCATGGTGACTACGCCACCAATATCGCCATGGTCATTGCTTCCCGTGAGAAGAAGCCCCCGCGGGAGGTGGCTGAAATCATTGTGAAAAGGATAGAAGACGAGGCAGGGATCATCGAGCGAGTGGAGGTGGCAGGGCCTGGCTTCATAAACTTCTTCCTCAAGGAAGACTACTGGCGCCATTTCTTGCGAGAGGCAGACCGACAAGGGGAGAGATACGGAGAGGGGGAGTTGGGTATAGGGCAGAGGGTATTGGTGGAATTTCTCAGCGCCAACCCCACGGGTCCCCTGCACATCGGGCACGGTAGGATCGCCGCATTCGGAGATGCCCTGGCCAACATCTTGGAGAAGGTCGGTTACGAGGTGGAGCGGGAATATTATGTGAACGATATCGGGACACAAATGGAATTGTTGGGGCGATCAGTATATCTTCGTTACTTACAGGAGTGGGGAAAAGAGGTCAAGTTCCCTGCCGATGGGTATCAAGGCGAATACGTCAGGGAGATCGCCCGCCAGGTCAAAGAAAGGGAAGGTGATAGATATCTCCTGTTGCCCGAGGGGGAGGTTGTGGACCTCCTCGGACAACAGGCCTCCGAGTTCATCTTGGGGTGGATGAAGGATGATTTAAAGAGGTTCCGGGTCTGCTTTGATAGGTGGTATAGGGAAGGAGATCTTTACCGTGGGGGGCTGGTCCCACGGATCTTGGAAGATCTGCAAGGGCGGGGTTATATCTACGAGGAGGAGGGGGCCCGCTGGTTTAAGAGTACCCTCTTTGGTGATGAAAAGGATAGGGTAGTGGTCAGGGCCAACGGTGCCACTACCTATTTCGCCTCGGACATCGCCTATCACAAGGATAAATATGATCGGGGATATAATCTCTTAATAGACATCTGGGGGGCCGACCATCATGGATACATCCCTCGCATGGAGGCCGCCATCCACGCCCTCGGGTGTGACAAGTCCAGTTTTAAGATCATCCTCATGCAGTTGGTAAACCTGTGGAGGGCGGGGGAACAGGTGAGCATGTCCACCCGGACGGGGGAGTTCACCTCCTTGCGGGAGGTGATGGATGAGGTAGGGGTGGATGCCTGCCGCTATTTCTTCATGCTGCGCAGGGCCGACTCTCCTTTGGACTTTGACCTGGAGCTAGCCAAAAAGGAGGGGCCGGAAAACCCCGTCTATTACGTGCAATATGCCCATGCTAGGATAGCGAGTATCTTCAAGAAGTCAGCGGAGAAGGGGGTGAAATTACCGACCTTAGACGAAGTGGACACCTCTTTGCTGCGCCTCCCAGAAGAGAGGGGGTTAGTAAAGCTGGTAGCCATCTTCCCCGAGTTATTGGAGGGAATGGCCATCTCCTTGGAACCCCATCGTCTGGCCTCTTACCTGCAGGACCTGGCCGGGCTATTTCACAGTTACTACAACAAGCACCGGGTCATCTCAGAGGACAGGGAGATGATGGACGCTAGGCTCCTATTGGTAAAGGCCATTAAAGGGGTCTTGCAAAACGCTTTGGGACTGCTGGGAATCGTGGCCCTGGAGGAGATGTGA
- a CDS encoding SPOR domain-containing protein, with amino-acid sequence MEDYKEPIAKVQKRRQLKRLFAIMGGMVFVFVIFVLGVIVGIHLERERVHISQGTPPQSGINKEGGPSGVGKEAKAPSEPEKKEEEMRFTFYETLTKKEVPETKTGRKEKGRAKATPPPNQMVKEVKRPPANKDLYFVQVGSFREKEKAEALQDRLVKKGYKTHLFPVEIEGKGLWYRVRLGGYKSLKEAQAVKEKVAVNEAIKGTRIIKGL; translated from the coding sequence ATGGAGGACTATAAGGAGCCCATCGCCAAGGTACAAAAACGCCGCCAGCTAAAGCGCCTCTTCGCCATTATGGGGGGGATGGTCTTTGTCTTTGTGATTTTCGTTTTGGGGGTGATAGTGGGGATACACCTGGAGAGGGAGAGGGTGCATATTTCCCAGGGTACACCCCCACAGAGTGGGATCAACAAAGAGGGGGGACCTTCAGGTGTGGGCAAGGAGGCCAAGGCCCCCTCAGAGCCTGAGAAAAAAGAAGAGGAGATGCGGTTTACCTTCTATGAGACCTTAACAAAAAAAGAGGTTCCAGAGACAAAGACAGGAAGGAAAGAAAAGGGGAGGGCGAAGGCAACCCCTCCGCCTAACCAGATGGTCAAGGAGGTCAAGAGGCCCCCAGCAAACAAAGACCTTTACTTTGTCCAAGTTGGTTCCTTTAGGGAGAAGGAGAAAGCGGAGGCCTTGCAGGATAGGTTGGTAAAAAAGGGATATAAGACCCACCTGTTCCCCGTGGAGATAGAGGGCAAGGGTCTTTGGTATAGGGTTAGGTTGGGCGGGTATAAGAGCCTGAAGGAGGCCCAAGCGGTAAAGGAAAAGGTTGCTGTGAACGAAGCAATCAAAGGGACAAGGATAATAAAGGGCTTATGA
- the lepB gene encoding signal peptidase I produces MPEMKKKSKTREYVETLVIALLIALFVRAFVVQAFKIPSGSMEPTLLVGDHIMVNKFIYGIRMPLVGKRLFTIKKPRRGDVIVFIYPRDRSKDFIKRVIGLEGEKIEIKGQKIYVNDCLLEDPWGVYSRTNPFWGLSAKENFGPVTVPPGSLFVLGDNRDNSQDSRFWGFVPIKDVLGKAFIAYWSWDWQAPSLLYKVRWRRIGHLIR; encoded by the coding sequence ATGCCCGAGATGAAGAAGAAGAGCAAGACCAGGGAATATGTAGAGACCCTTGTCATTGCCTTGCTCATTGCCCTCTTTGTCAGGGCCTTTGTGGTTCAGGCCTTCAAGATCCCCTCCGGTTCCATGGAGCCCACCCTTCTGGTGGGGGATCATATAATGGTTAATAAGTTCATCTATGGGATCAGAATGCCCTTGGTTGGCAAAAGGCTCTTCACCATTAAAAAACCCCGCCGGGGTGATGTTATCGTCTTCATCTATCCCCGCGACAGGAGCAAGGACTTCATCAAGAGGGTCATTGGGCTTGAGGGTGAGAAGATAGAAATCAAGGGGCAAAAGATCTACGTCAATGATTGCCTCTTAGAAGACCCCTGGGGGGTCTACAGTAGGACCAACCCCTTTTGGGGTTTGTCAGCCAAGGAGAACTTTGGTCCTGTAACCGTCCCCCCTGGTTCCCTTTTCGTCTTGGGAGATAACAGGGACAACAGTCAAGACAGCCGCTTTTGGGGTTTCGTCCCTATCAAGGATGTATTGGGAAAGGCCTTCATCGCCTATTGGTCTTGGGACTGGCAGGCCCCCTCCCTCCTCTACAAGGTCCGCTGGAGGAGGATAGGCCACCTCATCCGCTAG
- the pyrB gene encoding aspartate carbamoyltransferase, whose translation MKGINWETFHKLRGSEKKEYFVRDGNIFHVIMSQQFDRKFLDEICELATKIRGISKGNKGVRFLQSLLLGKRAMLYFVQPSTRTFLSFMAACQILGIQCSEVRDTSTSSEVKGESPEDTLRTFSSYVDLIVMRHPQAGFAERIAFLLNQIGRPVPIINAGSGRDQHPTQALLDIYTLHRSFENYGGIDGKKIAFVGDLLRGRTVRSLAYLLRNYEGVKLYFVAPKDLQMGQDLKRHLQEQKVEFEEREDLEEVISLVDAIYMTRIQDEYDEAGESKRIDYFKYYFKKEYLKILPPNAIIMHPLPRRDEIPVEIDEDKKAMYWRQVRNGMWVRVALIAKIFRKDKDIMEY comes from the coding sequence ATGAAAGGGATCAATTGGGAGACCTTCCATAAGCTGCGGGGGAGCGAGAAAAAAGAATACTTCGTGCGGGATGGGAACATCTTCCATGTCATTATGTCCCAACAATTTGACCGGAAGTTTCTGGACGAGATATGTGAACTGGCCACCAAGATCAGGGGGATCTCCAAGGGTAACAAGGGGGTCAGGTTCCTCCAATCCCTCCTGCTGGGGAAGAGGGCGATGTTGTATTTTGTCCAACCTTCTACCAGGACCTTTCTCTCTTTCATGGCCGCCTGTCAAATCTTGGGTATCCAGTGTTCAGAGGTGAGGGATACCTCCACTTCCTCGGAGGTGAAGGGAGAATCACCAGAGGACACCCTTAGGACCTTTAGCAGCTATGTGGACCTCATCGTGATGCGCCACCCCCAGGCAGGGTTCGCAGAGAGGATCGCCTTCCTCCTGAATCAAATCGGCAGACCGGTACCCATCATCAACGCCGGCTCGGGAAGGGACCAACATCCCACCCAGGCCCTGTTGGACATCTACACACTGCACCGTTCTTTCGAGAACTATGGCGGGATCGACGGCAAAAAGATCGCCTTTGTAGGGGACCTGTTGAGGGGGAGGACAGTAAGGTCGCTGGCATATCTGCTGAGGAACTACGAGGGGGTAAAACTTTACTTCGTCGCCCCCAAGGATCTACAGATGGGGCAGGACCTCAAGAGGCACCTGCAGGAGCAGAAGGTGGAGTTTGAGGAGAGGGAGGACTTGGAGGAAGTCATATCCTTGGTGGATGCCATCTACATGACCAGGATCCAAGATGAATACGATGAGGCAGGGGAGTCCAAAAGGATAGATTACTTTAAGTACTACTTTAAAAAGGAATACCTGAAGATCCTTCCCCCCAACGCCATCATCATGCACCCCCTACCCAGGAGGGACGAGATACCCGTGGAGATAGATGAGGACAAAAAAGCCATGTATTGGCGTCAGGTGCGCAACGGGATGTGGGTCAGGGTGGCCCTTATCGCCAAGATATTTCGTAAGGACAAGGATATAATGGAGTACTAG